One part of the Humulus lupulus chromosome 9, drHumLupu1.1, whole genome shotgun sequence genome encodes these proteins:
- the LOC133802092 gene encoding uncharacterized protein LOC133802092: MGVLYLSLFRGWCFSSNSAHHHNGRIVLAWNPLSSDVDIRDCTSQYIHTIIKPKHADPFEATFIYASNDSNERSGLWNDLMVISRNQTSPWILLGDFNSVMYPEERVRAGKFTSAEVHFFPEGNFDHCPLLLAVYPSYSNGLKPFRFFDMWCSHPDFNRRFLESWKEPVIGTPMYRLCVKLKRVKAILRELNKKGFGDVEISEANSRKHLLECQLAVNKEPHNHVLIEAEIKAREDYKEASKNYTSFLQQKAKMNWLKDGDSNTKLFHSSIKKRRKCNTVYAINDCNGILMDNPENVNKAFLDFYSTLLGSKLEHRKKVFIKVVQDGPTLTDQQVQYLEQPYSLAEIKGALFSIPNEKAPGPDGFSSGFFKNTWEVTGKDFLEAILSTLNSGKLLKEVNATTLTLIPKLNCPNSVSDFRPIACCNVVYKTIMKVLCTRMRQVLPSLIADNQGGFVHGRYIAHNILICQDLV; encoded by the exons ATGGGAGTTTTATACCTTAGTCTCTTTAGAGGGTGGTGTTTTTCTTCGAATTCTGCTCATCATCATAATGGTCGAATTGTTCTTGCTTGGAACCCGCTGAGCTCTGATGTAGATATTCGGGATTGCACCAGCCAATACATTCACACTATTATTAAACCCAAGCATGCGGACCCGTTTGAGGCGACCTTTATTTATGCTTCGAATGATTCAAATGAGCGAAGTGGTCTTTGGAATGATCTTATGGTTATTTCTCGGAATCAAACTAGTCCTTGGATTCTCTTAGGGGATTTTAATTCTGTTATGTACCCGGAAGAGCGTGTTCGTGCTGGAAA ATTCACTAGTGCAGAAGTCCATTTTTTCCCGGAAGGGAATTTTGATCATTGCCCTCTTCTGTTGGCTGTTTATCCTTCTTATAGCAATGGCCTAAAACCTTTCAGATTTTTTGACATGTGGTGTTCCCATCCAGACTTTAACAGGAGGTTTTTGGAGAGTTGGAAGGAGCCGGTTATTGGTACTCCTATGTATCGCTTGTGTGTGAAGCTGAAGCGTGTCAAGGCTATCCTTCGTGAGCTCAACAAGAAAGGGTTTGGTGATGTGGAAATTTCAGAGGCTAACTCGAGGAAGCATCTTTTGGAGTGTCAACTTGCTGTCAACAAAGAGCCCCATAATCATGTTCTTATTGAGGCTGAAATTAAAGCTAGAGAAGACTATAAGGAGGCTTCTAAAAACTATACATCTTTTCTTCAGCAAAAAGCTAAAATGAATTGGCTCAAGGATGGAGATAGTAACACCAAGCTTTTTCATTCCAGCATCAAGAAGAGAAGGAAATGTAACACAGTTTATGCCATTAATGATTGCAATGGTATACTTATGGACAATCCTGAGAATGTTAATAAAGCATTCTTAGATTTCTATTCTACACTCCTTGGTTCTAAGCTCGAGCACAGGAAGAAGGTCTTCATTAAGGTTGTTCAAGATGGGCCGACCTTAACAGATCAGCAAGTTCAGTACTTGGAGCAGCCTTATTCGCTTGCGGAAATAAAAGGAGCTCTTTTTTCCATTCCGAATGAGAAGGCTCCGGGTCCGGATGGCTTTAGTAGCGGTTTTTTCAAGAATACTTGGGAGGTAACAGGGAAAGATTTTCTTGAAGCTATCTTATCTACCTTGAATTCGGGCAAACTCCTTAAAGAGGTAAATGCTACTACCTTGACGTTGATTCCTAAATTGAACTGTCCGAATAGTGTTAGTGATTTCAGACCCATTGCTTGCTGCAATGTGGTCTATAAAACTATCATGAAGGTGCTTTGTACTAGAATGAGACAAGTCCTTCCAAGCCTTATAGCGGACAATCAAGGAGGGTTTGTACATGGCCGGTATATCGCTCATAACATTCTTATTTGCCAAGACcttgtgtaa